From Candidatus Eisenbacteria bacterium, the proteins below share one genomic window:
- a CDS encoding transporter — protein sequence MSMEDVSAQDKRALYWLGERLIDHRNPIMILVLAITGLFAYWSFQLKLETSFGDLLPQSHPFVQIHNKYAGTFGGANNIQLMVEVKEGSIFTVPTLARIYKITEAVDQVYGVNHNQIDSIGHRTTRYLRAQSGGFLRAEPVMIGLPKTPEDAANIRRIVHNTESVYGILVSLDDKAALV from the coding sequence ATGAGCATGGAAGACGTAAGCGCGCAGGACAAACGAGCGCTCTACTGGCTCGGCGAGCGCCTGATCGACCACCGCAACCCCATCATGATCCTCGTCCTGGCAATCACGGGGCTCTTCGCCTACTGGAGCTTCCAGCTGAAGCTCGAGACGAGCTTCGGCGACCTGCTGCCGCAGAGCCATCCGTTCGTCCAGATCCACAACAAGTACGCCGGGACGTTCGGCGGCGCGAACAACATCCAGCTGATGGTCGAGGTGAAGGAGGGCAGCATCTTCACCGTTCCGACCCTGGCGCGCATCTATAAGATCACCGAGGCCGTCGATCAGGTCTACGGCGTGAACCACAACCAGATCGACTCGATCGGCCACCGCACGACGCGCTACCTGCGCGCCCAGTCGGGGGGCTTCCTGCGCGCCGAGCCGGTCATGATCGGCTTGCCCAAGACGCCCGAGGACGCCGCCAACATCCGCCGCATCGTGCACAACACCGAGAGCGTCTACGGCATCCTCGTCTCGCTCGACGACAAGGCGGCGCTCGT